Genomic window (Brachyspira hampsonii):
CGTTTTGCAAAGGAGTAGGGTATTCTACAGAGCAATGCAGTAACGCTACTTCATTTTTTCTCAATATTTTTAATGCTTCTTTTATATCTTTATTTAAGGCAAGTCCTGTTGAAAGTATAACCGGTTTTTGTGTTTTAGAAACAGCTTCAAGCAAAGGTATATTATCTATATCGCATGAAGCTATTTTTATTATAGGTATATCATAAGAAACAATATCATTCACAGAATCCACAGAAAAAGGAGTAGTTATAAACATGATTTTATTTTTTTTAGCTTCTTTTATTAAAGGCTCATACCATTCTTTTTTTAATATAACATTATCAACTCCTTCTAAAGCATCATCTTTTAATTTTAAAACCTTAGTATATTCTCTAGAAGCAAATAAAGTTTTTTGAGTGAAGCTTTGAAATTTTATGGCATCAGCACCTGATTTAGCGGCTTCTTTAATGAGTTTAATTGCGGTATTTAAATCGCCTTCATGATTACATCCGGCTTCAGCTATTATGAAATATCCTTTTTTATTTATAATATCTTTTAATTTTAACATATATACCTATCCTAACTATTATTTGCAATATATTATCGAAATATAGTGTTGATTAATTATTAAATATTTTTGATATTGAAAATTAGATTAGAAAAATAAATGGATAAAAAAAATGAGCTGGTGATGGGACTCGAACCCGCAACCGGCTGATTACAAATCAGCTGCTCTACCAATTGAGCTACACCAGCGAAGTGATTATCATTATACAATAATTAAAAAAAAAGTCAAGCGTTTATATATAAATTTGTATTATTTTTATTTAATTATTCTTCTCTGTCTTTTAATCCTTCAACCATATCCAATCTGTTTATATAATATGCACTCATTACAGATACAAGGAATATTACAGTTATAAGCAATGCTACGGCAAGTATATAACTTGATTCATATACATGCGGAACGAATGAGAATAGTTTGCTTGAGAAAGGTTTTTTTACTAAATACAATATTCCGTATCCTGCAGCTATTCCAAGCGGTATGGCAATTATTATCTGAGTAATAGTTTCTTTTAAAGATGCTATCATAATTTCTTTTGTAGTATATCCCATAACTTTTAGGAGAGTAAACTCATATCTCCTAGTTGCAAGAGTGATAACTCCTACACCATAAAGCGAAGTAGCACCGAGTAAGAATGCTATGAATATAAGTATTTGTACTAAAAGATATA
Coding sequences:
- a CDS encoding N-acetylneuraminate synthase family protein, with protein sequence MLKLKDIINKKGYFIIAEAGCNHEGDLNTAIKLIKEAAKSGADAIKFQSFTQKTLFASREYTKVLKLKDDALEGVDNVILKKEWYEPLIKEAKKNKIMFITTPFSVDSVNDIVSYDIPIIKIASCDIDNIPLLEAVSKTQKPVILSTGLALNKDIKEALKILRKNEVALLHCSVEYPTPLQNARLNRISVMKNLFKNNIIGYSDHTIGIEAPIIAVSLGAKIIEKHFTVTPEKETGDHIISLETNGMSEMIKSIDKTLTMLGGDAASKKEHILSKQEKKELVYAKRGIYLSHAMLKGEIITEKDLIALRPCVGIPAKYYKKVLGMKLKVDKKSNTALSFKDLKK